From Cucumis melo cultivar AY chromosome 1, USDA_Cmelo_AY_1.0, whole genome shotgun sequence, a single genomic window includes:
- the LOC103489638 gene encoding putative Peroxidase 48, which produces MLNGWVVSVVFITLLVSLCNPRGVSDIKTLDFSQTHTHTLFSFLSTLQYDFYRESCPNAENIVRSSVANIYSHHHDISASLLRLFFHDCFIQGCDASILLDPITGDETYSTEKQAIPNLTLKGFHEIDQIKEELERVCPRVVSCADILSLATRDAVVLAGGPFYPVFTGRRDSTRAYFKEAMADMPRPDDSINRTLYLFATRGLDERDMVSLLGAHNIGKIGCQFILNRLYNFSGTNLPDPSIDPEFLNQMRSKCQEKENNDNSGSQDHMSPASSPVSKEASVEKLRRSTLDMSYFQELSSALSSEGGFDTHYYKSLLSGRGLLYADQQLMANEKTGRLVQGYASDDGSTFRRDFARAMVKLSVLDVLTGSQGQIRERCGY; this is translated from the exons ATGTTGAATGGTTGGGTTGTTTCAGTCGTCTTCATCACTCTCCTCGTTTCTCTCTGCAATCCAAGAGGCGTTTCCGACATTAAAACTCTTGATTTCTCTCAAACTCACACTCACACCCTCTTCTCTTTCCTTTCAACTCTTCAGTACGATTTCTATCGAGAATCCTGCCCCAACGCCGAGAACATTGTAAGATCTTCCGTGGCTAACATTTACTCTCACCACCATGATATCTCTGCTTCTCTTCTTAGACTCTTCTTTCACGATTGCTTTATTCAG GGCTGCGATGCTTCCATCCTATTGGATCCCATTACAGGTGATGAAACCTATTCCACTGAGAAGCAGGCTATCCCCAATTTGACCTTAAAGGGTTTCCATGAGATTGATCAAATCAAGGAAGAGCTTGAAAGGGTTTGCCCACGCGTTGTTTCTTGTGCCGATATTCTTTCCCTTGCTACTAGAGATGCCGTCGTTCTG GCTGGTGGCCCCTTCTATCCAGTTTTCACGGGCAGACGAGACAGCACGAGGGCGTACTTTAAAGAAGCAATGGCAGACATGCCACGACCGGACGACAGCATCAATCGCACTCTTTATCTATTTGCAACAAGAGGACTTGACGAAAGAGATATGGTCAGTCTTTTAG GAGCGCATAACATTGGAAAGATTGGGTGTCAGTTCATTCTGAATCGTCTTTATAACTTTTCTGGAACCAACCTACCAGATCCATCAATTGACCCTGAGTTCCTAAACCAGATGAGATCCAAGTGCCAAGAGAAGGAGAACAATGACAACAGTGGCAGTCAAGATCACATGTCTCCAGCATCATCCCCAGTTTCAAAGGAGGCATCAGTAGAGAAGCTGAGAAGGTCTACATTGGACATGTCATACTTTCAAGAACTGTCATCTGCATTGTCGTCAGAGGGAGGTTTCGACACTCATTACTACAAGAGCTTGTTGAGTGGGAGAGGATTGTTGTATGCTGATCAGCAACTAATGGCAAACGAGAAGACTGGAAGACTGGTTCAGGGTTATGCTTCTGATGATGGTTCTACCTTTCGCAGGGACTTTGCAAGGGCTATGGTCAAGCTATCGGTTCTTGATGTTCTGACTGGTTCTCAAGGTCAAATCCGTGAGAGATGCGGGTACTAA